The sequence CCCTAGTGTGCTGCCAGGGTCCCGGTTGCACAATGGGGAATCGTCTTCGGAAGCAGGTATGGATCACCCCTTGCAGTAACTTGCATTCACTTGTTTTAGTTACTCagattttcttgttttgaaaGTTAGCAGTGCTTGCAGCTGGCATATGAGAATACAGTATGGGAACTGGACATTTTGTGAATATAAAGTGAAGTTCATCGGTGATGAGAGTATAGTTTTGGGGCCAcgattttgacctttttattattatttggaaCTGCATACGTACGACAAGTACATAATATGAATTTCATTTAGGTCCATAAGATCTTCCATTTCTGTTTTCCGGAATAACTACAATGGTGGATAGTAGAGGGAGTATTAATGAGGCCCTTTTAAGTTGCTGTATAATGGAACAGTGCTGGGTGCCTATTTGGCCCTATAATTTAGTCTGAATGAGATAGGTAATCCTTTCTCCTGAGATTTCTGGATAGACACACTCTtgcacacacacagagacatatatatacatgcccgtatgcatatatatatgtgtgtgtgtcacCAAATGATTAGTGTAACCTATGGAGTTTTTATCTAAAGATGTAATAAAGATTTTCACAATTTCGGTTGTCTTTTTAAGCTTAGAATTTTCACGATTGTGGGTAAGGTTGAACAAATTTGCATCACAGGGGAAAATGTAAAATGTCTTTGGAATGTGGACCTAAATATGCACATTCATACCATTTATGGCATTTTACTGACATATGAAGTGATAACGTTTTGGGAAAAAAGTGCTATAAATTAGAGTATCCTCTTGCATTTTACGTAAAAGAAGTGGAGAATGCTTGGACTCAATGAAAGCATGGAAGTAGATATGTTCAAGTAGGTTTTTGGATTCTCTTGCGCTATGATTAGGTGTTGCTACATTGTGTGGCTCTTCTTCACATCACAAAGGGCCTTCCAGTAACTAATAACTTCTTAAGTGTCTATGAAGTTTTGTTGGATGAATTGGATGCAAGTAGAGTATTTGCGGACACAACTAATGGATTACAGCAGTGGCCACGACGAGTGTGAATTTGAAGCAAATCATGATATCTACTTGTGTTATTTCTTATTTAAAAACGAGTGGTTTTCGGCAGTTTCTTTTTGCTCCCTATGGTTGCATACTTTCACTAATTGTCCACTTTGGTAAGCATGTTTATCTTAATTGGTTAGTTAATATTTATGTAAACACAATCCGAATTTCTTGGATATAAGTTCTTCTTTCACGAGTTACTTAAACTAACATTAATGGCCCTTTGCTATAACGGGTTCAGAAAATGACTTGCTTCTCATGTTTGTGCTGGTACTGATTTCATTGAGAAAACTGCCGTACTTTATCTTGATATGGGGCATGGTTGTGATATGTGTATGTAGTTCAAAAGATAATTTTTGTTTAtgctaataaaaaatatataatttttgtatATAAAATTGTCTTGCCTCTAAAACTGAGATGCCAAAGGATGGATTGCTATATAGTCAAGATACGCTTTTCGAGTGGATAAAAGTTCTGTCCATAAACTGTCGTTAAATCGTGTGAGAATAGCATCATCTGGCAAACATGTGCGCTTCACCTTATTTGTTTAACCTTACGATTGTATCTCAATCTATTCTCCGACAGAAATAAGATAGAACATAGAAAAAATATGAGGTTGTACTCTGAGTTTCATTGGTGGTCTAAACAGTGAAGATGTATGATAGACTTACTTGTATTAAGAATTTTAGAGTTTCGGGGTATCTGTGGCCAGAATCTGATACATATGGGCAACCGTGTGATGAAATATTAGTATCTTTACTAACTTAGCTCTCTTGTGGACTGATGGAAGTTTGTTAGTTTATCCGGCAGATTATGTATGCATAACATAAGATATCTTGGATTATCGTTAACTGCATTTTCTTGTTATTTGGTGTTGATCTTTGGCTACAATGTAATgatcattgtactttatttgttTGCAGAGATCTTGTAGCTGATAATTCTTCCGAGTACTTTCATTTTTGCCATTCTATAAAATGGTTTTTGTTCTGGACCTGGGCACTTTTAGTTTTGCAAAATTTGTTTGCTTCAATGCTGCAAAATTCTTCTCTACTGTTGTTTCCTTCACTTCTTGTAGCCTTACTGTTTGCTTTTTGTTCCCTTTCTATCAAAAGCTTGGTTGATTTTGGAAAAGGAACTATCGAGTATAATGTTTGCTGCATTTATGCAccgttttttaatttttttgtggaAGTCCTTTGATACAATGAATCACCTTATCAGGTCAGAATGAGTCATCATGGGGTCGATCGGGGGACTTAAAAAGTTCAGATGTATGTACACCCGAGGTACTCACGTGATCTTATTTCTTTCTCATTAGGTTGTTACCTTTTCTGCTTCCACATCTATAcgtcatcctttttttttttgctttgtagACGTCGTATGATTGCAAAAACCCACAGGAGTCTGAATCTCCCCGTTTCCAAGCTATTCTCCGTGTCACAAGTGCACCTAGGAAGAGATTCCCGAGTGACATCAAAAGTTTTTCTCATGAACTAAATTCAAAAGGTGTACGGcctttcccttttttttggaAGCAAAGAGGCTTAAATAACTTGGAGGTATGTTATGCTTCTTTATTGTATTTCCTTTCAGATAACTATTTGTGCTATAGGAAGTCGTAACTGTTCCTGGTTCTAATTACCATCTATCTTATACAGGAAATCTTGGTTGTTATAAGCGGAAAATTTGACAAAGCAAAGGAAGAAGTGAATGCTGACCTGGCCATTTTTGCGGCAGATCTGGTTGGCATTCTTGAAAAGGATGCAGACGGTCATCCTGAGTGGCAGGAAACTATTGAGGACTTGTTGGTTTTGGCCCGAAGCTGTGCTATGACATCTCCGGGAGAGTTTTGGCTTGAGTGTGAAGGCATAGTTCAAGAGTTGGATGACAGGCGGCAAGAACTTCCTCCAGGAATACTGAAGCAGCTTCATACTCGAATGCTTTTCATTCTCACACGATGCACCAGATTGTTACAGTTCCACAAGGAAAGTGGGCTGGGTGAGGATGATCATGTCTTTCAGCTTCGTCAATCTGGAGTCCTGCATTCTGCTGGTAAAAAAGTGCCTCCAGGCGTGGGAAGGGATGGGAAAAGTTCCGATGCTACAAAGGCGGCTTCAGCACGGAAGTTCTATAGTCAGGAGCAGCGTGGCTTGGATTGGACGGGAGACCATGTGGCAGCATGCTCTGGAAATTTCGTCTCTCTTGCTGCTGATGCCACTTCTGATGATTTAGAGTCTCCAGTTGGAAGGGATCGGATGTCTTCTTGGAAGAAATTGCCATTTCCTGGGGTCAAAAGCTCAAAGGAAGTTGCTCTGGCGAAGGAGCAGAATGATGTGAAGGTTGAACCTTTGAAGACATCGATGGCCAGTAAAGGAGTTTCTGATGTTGATCTGACTCCTTCTAAGCCTTCGGAGCTTCCTCCTACTAAAGATTCTCATGAACATTCTTCTAAGCACCAACACAAAGTTTCTTGGGGTTACTGGGGTGATCAGCCGATTGTTTCAGATGAAAGTTCAATAATTTGTCGAATATGTGAGGAGGAGGTTTCAACTTTACATGTGGAAGACCATTCAAGAATTTGTGCAATTGCAGATCGATGTGATCAGCAGGGTCTCAGTGTCAATGAACGTCTTGTCAGGATTTCAGAGAGTTTGGATAAGATGATGGAGAATTTCGCACGGAAGGAGATGACACATGTAGTTGGAAGCCCAGATGTTGCAAAAGTATCAAATTCAAGTTTGGCTGAAGAATCTGATATGCTCTCCCCAAAACTCAGTGATTGGTCCAGGAGAGGGTCTGAGGATATGCTTGACTGTTTTCCTGATGCTGATAACTCAGTTTTTATGGATGACCTGAAGGGTTTACCCTCTATGTCATGTAAAACACGTTTCGGACCAAAGTCTGATCAAGGAATGACCACATCTTCTGGGGGTAGCATGACTCCTAGGTCACCATTATTGACACCAAGGAACAGTCATATTGACTTGCTGTTGGCTGGGAAGTGTGTTTTTTCTGAGCATGATGATGTTCTGCAGGTATCTGTTCAGTTTTCTTTGCTACTTATTTTCTTTGGAAATATTGAACCACTCACTTTTGTTGTGCGACAGTTTAAGATAATTGACTTTAGTTTGCAATTCCAAATTTAGTCTCTTATATTTCACAATTTTCATTAAATTTAGCTTTTTTAGACACATCTAATGCAATAAGTAAAATGTAGTTAAAACTAAAAACTACAAGCCTTCTAGTGCTGGAAGAAGCTTCTTAGTGTCGTTATGCACGATTTTGTTCTTAATCACATTTCATTGGTCAAATAAGATGTATTTTCTTCACCTTTTCCCAATCCTTCAGCTATGGACTTGTTGTAAAGATGCAAGTTGCTTGTAAACTTATGTATTGTAATACCTTTTGTTTGTCGTAACTGCTTTGGTTACATAAAAGACAATTCTGATTGGTAACAAAATGCAACTTTTAATTTGgttttaatataataattatgtATTTAAAGGCAACATATTTTGGACTTGTCTTTAAAGGAAGTTAGTCAAAAGGGTAGACATTGTAGTCTGTGTAAACTGAATCCAATCACGTCAAATTTGTTGAATCCAGATATATAGCACATCTAATGTAGCATATCTTAGGCATCGTTTACATTTACTTTTGGGGCTATATTTGTGTGTGTTAATATTTGTCGGTGAGTTTGTGTATTTAGTGCTATGATTGATATCAAGCTGTTATTTCTTTATGATCCAGATGAATGAACTTGCTGATATTGCAAGATGTGTAGCAAATACACCTTTAGATGATGACCGCTCAATTCCCTATTTAATATCTTGTCTTGAAGACTTAAAGGTGGTCATTGACCGTCGCAAGTTTGATGCGCTTACTGTCGAAACTTTTGGGGCACGCATTGAGAAGCTAATTCGGTGGGAAATTGCTAAAACTAGTAGCTTTTCGCTtgaaagactttttttttttttgtgtagaaAGCTCTCCTTAATTTATGATGCTATTGTTTGGGTACAATATAATGAGTTGTGATTCTGTAGGGAGAAGTATTTGCAGCTTACTGAGCTAGTGGAAGATAAAAAGGTTGAACTAACGAGTACGGTAATTGATGAAGATGCTCCTTTGGAAGATTATGTAGTGCGTAGCTTGAGAACAAGCCCCATACATTCTTCTAAAGACCGTACTTCTATAGATGACTTTGAGATAATAAAGCCAATCAGTCGTGGGGCATTTGGACGGGTCTTTTTGGCTAAAAAGAGGACAACGGGGGATCTTTTTGCCATAAAGGTACGTATATTTGATTGTTATTTCTTATGGAACCCTAGTTTGTTTTTCTTATCTGTATTCATGCGAACACACATGCACATATCTACCAAGGGACATAATAGATTCTTTGCTCCTTTTCAATGAACTTTTGTTTTGTAGGTCTTAGAATTATAATATTATCGTACTTGCCTTTAGTGATTTTTATGCTGTGAGTACTTAGTTACCCATCTTTGTAACTTTTATGGTGTTTACATTAGTACCTTTCAAGAAATacatttggtgctttcattaTATGAAACTGTTAATTATGCTCCTTATCgccatatgtttcaaatttatttCTGTTAATCCGGGAGAAAGAGTTGTGACAGCTACTTATCGCcatatattttctattttccccCAATGTTCGTCTTTTAGCTGTGGTTCTTTTCACAAAGACTCGAAGCATCTCTTCGTTCTAAGCATAAAGGAAGTCTAAAGTACGGATACtacaaaataacaataataacgGCGTTGTGTCCTGTGTTGCTTTTGTAAATCCTTTTGTTTAACTGCTTAACTGTTGCTTTTTTATCAACAAAAGGATGTAAGTAGGGATATAGTTGTTTGAATCCTCCTTAATAGTTAATACactgtatcttttttttttcccactcaaAACAAATATATCCTATATGTTATTCAATTAACCTGGTAATTTTATTTGCTGCCTGATTGGCATGGTGGCTTGGGTTTGGAAGGGTCTCGAACTCTTGATTGGAAAATAATATGCGGGGTTTCTGACTCTCATTTTCCAAACCCCCAAAATGAGGGTTTCACAATGGCTGGAAACGCGTTTatgaaacaacaaaaataaccaAACACCTCTATACGAATAACGAACCCCTCTTCCAAACAACATTTGTGAAACTCAAAAGACCTCACCTCCCCAACCACCTCCAACCCCCGTGGTGCCAATCACAGCcttaaacaaaaataatgtcCCATAATGTAGAGTAAGGCTGTGGCACTGTGCACATCTCTCCTTTCCCGACCTTGGAGTTGAcattctttcccttttttttttttggttaaagaTAACCAATTTTAACTTGGGATCTTCAACTACTGTTTATGGTGCTTTTGGAGTAAAGCAGTCTGAAACTTGTTAATGCTTTGCTTACACAAATTGAAGAGAAAGTTGTAGGTggatttggagaatttgcttgcCATTTGTAACACAGATTAACATTCTTGCTGATGACAAAGCCAGTAGTAAAGACGTACCCAGATACCATCGAATTGTAGTTTCAACTCAAATTTAATTCTTAATTCTATGTGTCCATTTGCTAATACATCCTTGTGATAATATAATAACTTAAATGCTATGGTGAAATGTGCTTATAGATATGTTCATTGCAAAAACCACGTGACTTGTGTTGAGACCAATGCTACTGGTAGTGTGCCTATACCTAGGATAATACTTAAGAGAGTAATAATTTGGTGTAATTACAAAAAAGTTGACGATACTTAATAGAAGGCCAAAGAAAATTTGATTCCGTCATGGTTTCTGGTTAGGTTAACCATGCAATTAACCAACCATGGAAGATTTCAATGCTTGATATGGAGTAAGCTGGTGCATTTTCTTGTGAATGTCTGCGTCCTTGCGATGAACTTCTGTTCAGTTTGGGCACAAGCTATTTGGCTTTGCTTTGGATTGCCTGAGATCTCTGCATGGTTGTATGAGAGTGCAAACACAACAGCAGTTGATTAAGAATCTAAAATGACCAACGAATTTGGGTAGAAAGGTTAACACTCATTTGATGAGTAATCTAAAATGACCAAGGAATTTGGCTATTAGGACCAACACTTGAGCCTCATTTGATTAGTAATCTAAAATGACTGAGAAATTTGGCTATAATGGCCATCACTATTGATAATTAATGAGGTCTGGAATTGGTTATGTTAAGAATCTTATTCTCTTACATATTTTGAATTGGCTGATCCACAGTATGGAACCCTCTGTTCTACTCGTTCTTGTCTTCATGTTGTCATTGGTTTTTTGGATAGATTTTGGTCCTCTTTTAATGTTTATCTTTGGATTCGCTACAGGTTCTTAGAAAGGCAAATATGATTCGAAAGAATGCTGTTGAAAGTATATTAGCTGAAAGAGACATTTTAATTTCGGTCCGCAACCCTTTTGTGGTAAGCATGTCTAGTTTGTAATTCTTTCATTGTCGTGATAATCTTGTATTTCATTGTAACTTGAATGTGAACTTTTCAGGTACGTTTCTTTTATTCATTCACATGTCATGAGAATTTGTATCTTGTGATGGAGTATTTAAATGGGGGAGATTTGTATTCCCTGTTGAGAAATTTGGGCTGCTTAGATGAAGATGTTGCTCGAGTATACATAGCAGAAGTTGTGAGTGTTTGTTCATGTTCAGAAATTCTCAATAGATGGTTTCTGGTACAACTCTGAAAACGGAGTACAATTAATTTCCAGGTGCTTGCTTTGGAATATTTACACTCACTTCGTGTGGTCCATCGTGACTTGAAGCCTGATAACTTGTTGATTGCCCATGATGGTCATATCAAGGTAACTTCTAATTCAGGTTCCTTTCTGTCTTCTTTTCATGGTGCAAGCTTTGACAGCGAAGCTTATGCATTACTATGTTCTCTGGTTTGAAAAGTATTCTGCAGTCTAGCTTTTCACTTTTCCCTTGGTTTTTGGCACTACTTATAAGAAGTCGTTTTGGAAACTCCTTCTCGGATCAGGACAGTTGTGAAATGTTAAATAAGCTTATCTTCCAAATTACTACTCTACTTCTGATATATTCCAAGTGTtgagattagttactttgcattcaactcaataagttaacttgttgggttggggcatttcacatcacatatacatattctaacactcccccctCTCGTATGGGTTGGGCAATCTGACGGActaacacgtgcacaacaaacgaggcccaatACTAAGTCTACTCACACAaagcccacacttggggcaacaaaaaATTGGGGTTTAAATTTTggaagttaaggtttgaacccaatacCTCTTGCTCTAATACCATGTTAAGactagttactttgccattcaaccctataagttaacttgttgggttggggcatttcataTCATTAATACACAATTTAACACAAACACCAAGCAATAGCTATTACAGTGATGCATCTCAAAATCCTCTTTTCATATTCAAGCTCTGTTCAGTCATCAGATAATAAAAGGGAAGGAGGTGAGCAGCAATGCCTCCTTAAATACTAGCAGAGAGAATTGAGTTTCCTCGTCTCCAACTCTCAGTTGAATGCTTAGAGAAAAAAAGCAAATGAGCTAATCTACAAATGGAACGAAAATTTATCTTAGGTTGATTGGTTTAAACCCCTTTAAATATATTTCTGCCTCTAAATGATCTTTTGATAACTATGGTGTGAAACTTATAaaacttattttcttgcacTCAAACAGTTGACTGATTTTGGGCTTTCAAAGGTTGGTCTCATCAATAGTACTGATGATTTGTCGGGTCCAGCAGTTAGTGGGACATCCTTGCTTGGGAATGATGAACCCGAGCTATCTGCATCTGAGCATCAGcaagaaaggaggaagaagcGTTCTGCTGTGGGCACTCCCGACTATTTGGCACCAGAGATACTTTTGGGGACGGGACATGGTTTGTAtaatctttcatttttttagaGCTATAATTTTCTTCATCTTATACTGCTGTGGGCACTCCCGACTATTTGGCACCAGAGATACTTTTGGGGACGGGACATGGTTTGTAtaatctttcatttttttagaGCTATAATTTTCTTCATCTTATACTGACGCAAGCTAAACCTTAAAAATGAAATTTGGTTTTCCTGATAGGAAACCTGGAGCTAGGAAACTTTGACTCTAATGATCAACAATAGCGGTGTAACTTCtgtattttcaaattaatttgTCACACATTTTGATGTAGTGATGGAAATTGTACTCCTACTAGTTGAGTTAAAATTTTAGCAGCTGTTCATGTACAAATGTCAAGAAATTAACTATTATATTCCATGTTCCTCAGGCACAACGGCAGATTGGTGGTCTGTGGGTGTCATCTTATTTGAACTGATTGTGGGCATTCCACCTTTCAATGCAGAACATCCACAGGTTATTACCTTGCTTATGACCGTATTTTGATTCTGCGAATGATGGTGGTTCTGCTCCCATTGACGTGGATGATTTTTCCTTTGATATATTTTCATCcaatttgtttgaatttgtgatGTTGGTTTTTTTGTTCTGATGATTCTATCAATAAATAGAACGGTCTGCATTTGGGGTGGAGACCATTGCTTCCAGGGTCAGCACCCCCTTGGTGtttttatctttgaaattattttttctacacaaaaaggaaaaaagaagaagatttctcTTATCTCCTTTTATCCTATACtttttttgtttcccttttCCGTTTTTATATCTTATATCCTGATCTGATTTCATAGGTTTCTGACCTTTTGCGTAGTTCGTAAAATGGCAGCCAGTAATAAAGGAAGAGAGATCTTTATTTTCTTATCGACTAAGATTAATGCCAGGCTCTTGCTTTGTTGCGGGCTGACATTTTATGAACAAGGCATAAAGTCACAAAACTATGAAATCAGATGACGTGTTTCTTGGAAAATTGCTGAATTTGAAATTGTGTATTTCAATAAGAAAGTGAACTGAACTTAATGGTTGTTGAGATGCATTTTTCTGTGATATTTACGTGATAGTCCTTTCTTACGAAATGTATATACAAAAATCTGTAGCTTCCAACATACATTAGATTCTGCTCCTGAAAAATGGTTTTCTGTAAACTCTTACAAGTCTCACGTGCCAGGTGTCAcatatttattaatttcttttgtgcTTGATTCTGATCTTATTCTTCCATTTTTGCATTCTCATTagctttgttttctcttttagcAAATATTTGATAATATTCTCAACCGTAAAGTACCTTGGCCCCGGGTGCCTGAAGAAATGAGTGGCGAAGCACAAGATCTCATTGATCGGTAAGAAAACTTTTCATTGTTATTAAAGAGAATGTTTTTGAAAGTTAATGTCACCTTATAGTAGTATTTGGTCCAGTACAATTACTTGAAGACCctgattatttattttaatatctaTTTCGTTGTTGCTTATGGGCTTGGAGCCAAGTAGCATTACCTCTTCCATAAAGTAGGGTGTGAGAGTCGGGCACCAATTTGATAGCATTGAGTGTGGATATATTTTACCTTTGACAGAAGATGGGTAGAAATAGATTGTGTCAATATGCATTCTTTACCAGATAATAGTAACTAATAATTGAGATACAATGTGACTGATGTTAAATTTATAACTATTTCTTAGCAAATTACTGATACATTTAATGTCCAGACTATTGACTGAAGATCCTCATCAAAGACTTGGGGCTGGAGGAGCATCGGAGGTAAACTTGATTATTTGGTTGAAGTTTTGATGTTGGatatatttctttatttagGGCGGGTGTTTCCCTAATTTTATTTGGATGTCAGGATAACACAATCAAAGCTTTTATGATTCAGGTGAAGGAGCATGTATTCTTCAAAGATATCAGTTGGGACACCCTTGCCAGGCAGAAGgtgtaaatttattttgtttgtatgtTACAGGTTGTTATCTGCATTTTACTGTACATTTTTTCTCACCTTGGAATCCCGATCCAATTTGGCACTTTTCCCAGGCGGCATTTGTTCCCAGTTCAGATAGTGCACTTGATACCAGTTATTTTACTAGTCGCTATTCATGGAATACTTCGGATGAGCATGTATATCAAGCCAGTGATCTTGAAGATCCCAGTGATTCTGACAGCTCAAGTGGCAGCAGTAGTTGCATGAGCAATCGCCAGGATGAAGTGGTATTTTAGTTTCCCACAGTTCAAAATTCTATAAATTGATCGCTTTTTCTAAATCTATTCCAATTATATGGTCTCTAATGGATTCACCATTGGGAAAATATGATGAACAGGGTGATGAATGTGGAGGTCTTGCGGAGTTTGATTCCAGCTCATCTGTTAATTATTCCTTCAGTAATTTTTCATTCAAGGTACGTTATTACACTAGTCTGGGTTCAATCTTCATGGTCCCTcttgtgtgtgttttttctcttcttcttgtggACACTGGTGGTTAATAGCAATCTAACTTTGGGAAAGAATATACTGGCTTTCAGGCTTAGTTAGAAATAATGTCATTCTATGAACTCttgaaaaaataatgatgttGTGAATCCATGATCAGCATTTATTTTTGGCCAAGTTGTAGCTCTCGAGTACCAAATAATACTTGTGGACCCCTGTTCTGCGTTTATTTTTGGCAAAGCTGTAGCTCGTGTACAGATAGCAGTGTTGCGGTGGCCCCTTATTTTATTAGTGTACCTTCTCTGTATAATCTAAtctaatttttttacttttgcatTTGGTTTACAGAACCTCTCTCAGCTAGCATCGATCAACTACGATCTTCTCACAAAGGGTTGGAAGGATGATCCTTCAACTAATCATAATTCATAGCCACCATGTCCTCCCTATCAAGGGCTGGAGTTGGTTGTATTTACCGCGCTTTCTCAACGTTTGTTGTTTGTATACCCTGTACATGTATGTTCCTCGTACCCAAAAAAATGGAACTTTCATATATCGCCAACCCTTTGgtcatttttattgttttggtgttcttgcacttgcagatatagaagaaaatacCCGAGACTGAAACTGCTCCGGGATGTGGTCTTTCCTCCGCCAGGTGATGCTGAATGAATGGAGGGGTTTGAATTTTACTGTGGAATGGTTTTGTCCCATTTTCATGTATTCTGATTTACATATTACAGACTGTTGGCCTACAAGGTACTACTAATGATTGCCCCCCTCCCTCAGTATCAATAAGATCATAtccccataattttttttcagttCAGTTTTTCACATCTTGAATTGAAACCTTTGGACTGAATCTGGAAAGTGTATCAGCTACTATGAAACTGTTCCGGGATGTGATCGTTCATGCAAGCTTGCGGGGTGTGGAGCAAGAACCTCTTCTTGTATGTAATCTGAAACACAAATTACAAAGACAGCACCCCTTTCACTGGCTTTCTTTGTCACCGAAAAGCTTTGGAGAACTTCAGTTACGGTTTTACCATAATTGGGATAAGAAGACGACTAGAGGGACTGTTGATTCATTAAACAAAGTTGATTCATTAAACAATGACCTTCCCTATTCTctttagggcaaatgcaataagaaataatttactgggccaacatttttgttgacccggtcccacctctattacgtaaaaagtcaagtcaaacacgtattctaatacagtcacatcagcaaatcacaaatttctatacactttttcttcccacacactttctctttccacccaacccaacaacattccattcctccatattatccacaacaaaactacaccaaaacattaaatatcaatacatccacatcagcaaaacacttatcccaatacagccacatgagcaaaacacattttacaatacagccacatcagcaaaagacaacatctttgttggcccaataccacttcaccattgcatttgccctatcTCTTGCATTTCCCAAGCTAAGTCAAATGGGCGTTTTTAGTGTCAATTAGGGGTGATAAAACTCTGTTCGGTCCGAATGAACTAATTTGTTCGATTCGGATTAAACTAAGTTTCGACATCaattatatgttcaaaatttgcgtccaaacataaaatttttgtttagtttAAAATCGAGTATGAGTCCAAACATAGAAATCTTGTTCGATTTATTTGTTCGAACCCTAACCCAAATTAGATTATTATCCGTTTTACTTGTTCGCATGTAAAACCAATCCGGGTTTGTAAtacgtccaaaatccaatccaaGTTAAAGTTCGGACATGCAAATATTTTCTTAAACACATGCTATCATCCAACCCGAAACTGATTTTTTTCCACCCCTAGTACCAACTCCATGAAGAGAGTAAAATTAAAATTGTGTCTTTTTGTGACCAAACTCTATAAAGTCCAAAGCAACCAACACATCTCAATCTAAAACAGATTTGCAGTTTGCATCAACAAAGAACAATTTGGACAGATATGAACCCTCAAAGTATTAAtgaaaaaatttttaaaaagggaaaaaaataatttaaaagtaACTTAGACAAGCACATGACAAGA is a genomic window of Tripterygium wilfordii isolate XIE 37 chromosome 16, ASM1340144v1, whole genome shotgun sequence containing:
- the LOC119980994 gene encoding probable serine/threonine protein kinase IREH1 isoform X3, whose amino-acid sequence is MVFRNKFLFSSKKSDSSSSPDGSNSSPRSFGSGSLIRSDKKKPKSSASSKEESSKQTELAKDVAPKKKGLSLRGKGKETTVPQNQPKTPDKPVLNSKSKKVVEEAASVSPILASSLGLNRIKTRSGPLPQESFFGLRGDKGNSVAVLGGSNLSRLSGGDGGLVHGKSGTVGKKQEIAGQSRTMGRVDNGTGTNTGGMCTGSGLSREQSPSVLPGSRLHNGESSSEAGQNESSWGRSGDLKSSDVCTPETSYDCKNPQESESPRFQAILRVTSAPRKRFPSDIKSFSHELNSKGVRPFPFFWKQRGLNNLEEILVVISGKFDKAKEEVNADLAIFAADLVGILEKDADGHPEWQETIEDLLVLARSCAMTSPGEFWLECEGIVQELDDRRQELPPGILKQLHTRMLFILTRCTRLLQFHKESGLGEDDHVFQLRQSGVLHSAGKKVPPGVGRDGKSSDATKAASARKFYSQEQRGLDWTGDHVAACSGNFVSLAADATSDDLESPVGRDRMSSWKKLPFPGVKSSKEVALAKEQNDVKVEPLKTSMASKGVSDVDLTPSKPSELPPTKDSHEHSSKHQHKVSWGYWGDQPIVSDESSIICRICEEEVSTLHVEDHSRICAIADRCDQQGLSVNERLVRISESLDKMMENFARKEMTHVVGSPDVAKVSNSSLAEESDMLSPKLSDWSRRGSEDMLDCFPDADNSVFMDDLKGLPSMSCKTRFGPKSDQGMTTSSGGSMTPRSPLLTPRNSHIDLLLAGKCVFSEHDDVLQMNELADIARCVANTPLDDDRSIPYLISCLEDLKVVIDRRKFDALTVETFGARIEKLIREKYLQLTELVEDKKVELTSTVIDEDAPLEDYVVRSLRTSPIHSSKDRTSIDDFEIIKPISRGAFGRVFLAKKRTTGDLFAIKVLRKANMIRKNAVESILAERDILISVRNPFVVRFFYSFTCHENLYLVMEYLNGGDLYSLLRNLGCLDEDVARVYIAEVVLALEYLHSLRVVHRDLKPDNLLIAHDGHIKLTDFGLSKVGLINSTDDLSGPAVSGTSLLGNDEPELSASEHQQERRKKRSAVGTPDYLAPEILLGTGHGTTADWWSVGVILFELIVGIPPFNAEHPQQIFDNILNRKVPWPRVPEEMSGEAQDLIDRLLTEDPHQRLGAGGASEVKEHVFFKDISWDTLARQKAAFVPSSDSALDTSYFTSRYSWNTSDEHVYQASDLEDPSDSDSSSGSSSCMSNRQDEVGDECGGLAEFDSSSSVNYSFSNFSFKNLSQLASINYDLLTKGWKDDPSTNHNS